A single region of the Devosia sp. FJ2-5-3 genome encodes:
- the rsmH gene encoding 16S rRNA (cytosine(1402)-N(4))-methyltransferase RsmH yields MGKRILPEIEASGGPHVPVLLEEVVAALAPLAGSRVVDGTFGAGGYSRALLEAGAEVIAIDRDPSVLPHAEKLKQDFPERFTFLPGTFSQLDALAGPYAPINGVVLDIGVSSMQLDEAGRGFSFMRDGPLDMRMSQSGESAADLVNTLEQDDLANLLFAFGEERKSRRIAQFIVSARAEAPIETTLQLAKIIEKAIGRKPGDAHPATRSFQALRIAVNGELEQLVEGLFAAERLLAEGGRLAVVSFHSLEDRIVKRYFDPDKAGPAQSRHLPQVASEARRWDPVSKAIKPGAAELARNPRARSSVLRCGTRTSAAAREVRLDGLGVPNFRGRN; encoded by the coding sequence ATGGGCAAGCGTATCCTGCCCGAAATAGAAGCGTCAGGCGGTCCGCATGTGCCGGTGCTGCTCGAAGAGGTCGTGGCGGCCCTCGCGCCGCTGGCCGGCAGCCGCGTGGTCGATGGCACGTTCGGGGCCGGGGGATATTCGCGTGCGCTGCTGGAAGCGGGCGCGGAAGTGATTGCGATCGATCGCGATCCCTCCGTCCTCCCGCATGCCGAAAAGCTCAAGCAGGACTTCCCTGAGCGCTTCACCTTCCTTCCGGGCACATTTTCACAATTGGACGCCTTGGCGGGTCCTTATGCGCCGATCAACGGCGTGGTCCTCGACATCGGGGTGAGTTCGATGCAGCTGGATGAAGCCGGGCGCGGCTTTTCCTTCATGCGCGACGGCCCGCTCGACATGCGCATGAGCCAGTCCGGCGAGAGCGCGGCCGATCTGGTCAACACCCTCGAACAGGACGACCTCGCCAATCTGCTGTTTGCGTTCGGGGAAGAGCGCAAGTCGCGCCGTATCGCCCAGTTCATCGTTTCCGCGCGGGCCGAGGCGCCCATCGAAACGACGCTGCAGCTGGCAAAGATCATCGAAAAGGCGATCGGCCGCAAACCCGGCGACGCGCATCCGGCAACGCGCTCGTTCCAGGCACTGCGGATCGCGGTCAATGGCGAACTCGAGCAATTGGTCGAGGGTCTGTTTGCGGCAGAGCGCCTTCTGGCCGAGGGTGGGCGACTGGCGGTCGTCAGTTTCCACTCTCTCGAAGACCGCATCGTCAAGCGCTACTTCGATCCCGACAAGGCCGGGCCGGCACAGTCGCGGCATCTGCCGCAGGTGGCGTCCGAGGCGCGGCGCTGGGATCCGGTTTCCAAGGCGATAAAACCGGGCGCTGCCGAGCTGGCGCGCAATCCGCGGGCGCGATCATCGGTTTTGCGGTGCGGGACGCGCACCTCGGCCGCGGCGCGTGAAGTGCGGCTTGATGGTCTGGGCGTCCCCAATTTCCGGGGGCGCAATTGA
- the murG gene encoding undecaprenyldiphospho-muramoylpentapeptide beta-N-acetylglucosaminyltransferase produces MKTFVLMAGGTGGHLFPAMALAQELIRRGHVVELMTDHRVDGYGVEFPARRIHIIPSATPSGKNPIQFAGAAFKIAGGIVTAFGILRNVRPDAVVGFGGYPTFPPFLAASLLSIPGILHEQNAVMGRANRALARFADVLALSFAQTRYADDQGLEKILTGNPVRDRVRGVIGKPYPGLDEKSQIRLVITGGSQGARVLSDLVPEAIALLPDALRQRLQILQQARPEDIDRVAESYRKSRTNVELASFITDLPERIADAHLVIGRAGASTVNELCVIGRPAILIPLPGALDSDQKYNAQFLEQGGGGWVAEQATLSPQSLATRITQLLADPAQLIRAAAAARALGQPGGVEKLADLAESLAGKGTNEMDPTS; encoded by the coding sequence ATGAAAACCTTTGTACTCATGGCCGGTGGCACGGGCGGGCATCTGTTTCCCGCCATGGCGCTGGCCCAGGAATTGATCCGTCGCGGCCATGTCGTGGAACTGATGACCGATCATCGGGTGGATGGCTATGGCGTGGAATTTCCCGCCCGGCGCATCCACATCATTCCCTCGGCGACCCCATCGGGGAAGAACCCGATCCAGTTCGCCGGCGCAGCGTTCAAGATTGCGGGTGGCATCGTCACCGCCTTTGGCATCCTGCGCAATGTCCGCCCCGACGCGGTCGTGGGTTTTGGTGGCTATCCGACGTTTCCGCCGTTTCTTGCGGCCAGTCTTCTGTCCATTCCCGGCATCCTGCACGAGCAGAACGCCGTCATGGGCCGGGCCAATCGGGCGCTGGCTCGCTTTGCCGATGTGCTGGCGCTGAGCTTTGCGCAGACGCGATATGCCGACGACCAGGGGTTGGAGAAAATCCTCACCGGCAATCCGGTGCGCGACAGGGTGCGGGGTGTCATCGGCAAGCCCTATCCGGGCCTCGACGAGAAGAGCCAGATTCGCCTCGTCATTACCGGTGGCAGCCAGGGCGCGCGTGTCCTTTCCGACCTCGTGCCCGAGGCCATCGCGCTTTTGCCCGATGCCTTGCGGCAGCGTCTCCAGATCCTGCAGCAGGCGCGGCCTGAAGACATCGACCGGGTGGCGGAGAGCTATCGGAAGTCGCGCACTAATGTGGAACTGGCCTCGTTCATCACCGATCTGCCCGAGCGGATCGCCGATGCGCATCTGGTGATCGGGCGCGCCGGCGCATCCACCGTGAACGAGCTTTGCGTCATTGGGCGCCCGGCCATCCTGATCCCGCTGCCCGGCGCGCTGGATTCGGACCAGAAGTACAATGCACAGTTCCTGGAGCAAGGTGGGGGCGGTTGGGTCGCCGAGCAGGCCACACTGTCACCGCAATCGCTTGCCACTCGCATCACACAATTGTTAGCCGACCCCGCCCAACTGATCCGGGCTGCTGCAGCCGCACGCGCCCTGGGACAGCCCGGAGGGGTCGAGAAGCTGGCCGATCTGGCGGAAAGCCTTGCCGGCAAAGGTACGAACGAAATGGACCCCACATCATGA
- a CDS encoding UDP-N-acetylmuramoyl-L-alanyl-D-glutamate--2,6-diaminopimelate ligase, with amino-acid sequence MSLSVSQLLEGSGARPKKGLGTVFGLNSDSRRIEPGDIFFALPGKKVHGNDFVPDAVQRGALAIVTDKAPPGDPGVPVIVVQDVRAAYARAASRVFEPQPEIAVAVTGTNGKTSVASFVRQIWDFAGIPGASVGTLGVETKTRLIEGALTTPDSRTLHQAMRALKAQGVDHVALEASSHGLDQHRLDGMHFEAVAFTNLSRDHLDYHANMDEYRDAKLRLFTDLLVDGGAAIVNVDDPEHMPFMFAALSANATLLTVGREGAYIEIISIEPEAYGQRVQIRHIGELVDFHLHIPGEFQVSNALVAAALAMSSGVDKADAFAALPSLVGARGRLELVAEHNGAAIFVDYSHKPEALRTALHTLRPYVKGKLRVVFGCGGDRDKGKRPQMGEIASELADVVIVTDDNPRTEDAAAIRAEVLAGAKGAKEIADRRKAIQEAVKSLKPGDVLLVAGKGHETYQIIGTTKHHFSDHEEVAQAIKG; translated from the coding sequence GTGTCTCTTAGCGTATCGCAATTGCTCGAAGGTTCGGGCGCCCGCCCCAAAAAGGGTCTGGGCACCGTCTTCGGGCTCAACTCGGACAGCCGTCGGATCGAGCCGGGCGACATTTTCTTCGCATTGCCCGGCAAGAAGGTCCACGGCAATGACTTCGTGCCCGATGCGGTGCAGCGCGGCGCGCTGGCCATCGTAACCGACAAAGCCCCGCCGGGAGATCCCGGCGTACCCGTCATCGTCGTGCAGGATGTGCGCGCCGCCTATGCCCGCGCTGCCTCCCGCGTGTTCGAGCCGCAGCCCGAGATCGCCGTCGCGGTCACCGGCACCAATGGCAAGACCTCGGTTGCTTCCTTCGTGCGCCAGATCTGGGACTTCGCCGGCATACCCGGCGCCAGCGTCGGCACGCTGGGTGTCGAGACCAAGACACGGCTCATCGAGGGCGCGCTGACCACCCCGGATTCGCGCACGCTGCACCAGGCCATGCGGGCCCTCAAGGCCCAGGGTGTGGATCACGTCGCGCTCGAGGCCTCAAGCCATGGTCTCGACCAGCATCGCCTCGACGGCATGCATTTCGAGGCTGTCGCCTTTACAAATCTCAGCCGCGACCATCTCGATTACCACGCCAATATGGATGAATACCGCGACGCCAAATTGCGGCTGTTCACGGACCTGCTGGTCGATGGCGGGGCGGCGATCGTCAATGTCGATGATCCCGAGCACATGCCGTTCATGTTTGCGGCGCTGTCGGCCAATGCCACCCTGCTCACGGTGGGCCGGGAAGGCGCCTATATCGAAATCATCTCGATCGAGCCCGAGGCCTATGGCCAGCGGGTGCAGATCCGCCATATCGGCGAACTCGTCGATTTCCACCTGCACATCCCCGGCGAATTCCAGGTGTCCAACGCGCTGGTCGCCGCTGCGCTCGCCATGTCGTCGGGCGTCGACAAGGCCGATGCCTTCGCCGCGCTGCCATCGCTGGTCGGCGCACGCGGACGCCTCGAGCTGGTCGCCGAGCACAATGGCGCGGCCATTTTCGTGGACTACTCGCATAAGCCGGAAGCCCTGCGCACGGCGCTCCACACCCTGCGGCCCTATGTGAAGGGCAAGCTGCGCGTGGTGTTCGGTTGCGGGGGCGACCGCGACAAGGGCAAGCGCCCTCAAATGGGCGAGATTGCCAGCGAACTTGCCGATGTCGTCATTGTCACCGACGACAATCCGCGCACCGAAGATGCTGCAGCCATCCGGGCTGAAGTGCTCGCCGGCGCAAAGGGCGCAAAGGAAATCGCCGATCGCAGGAAGGCCATCCAGGAGGCCGTCAAATCCCTCAAGCCCGGCGATGTGCTCCTGGTGGCCGGCAAGGGACACGAGACCTATCAGATCATCGGCACGACCAAGCACCACTTCTCCGACCACGAGGAAGTTGCGCAGGCGATCAAGGGCTAG
- a CDS encoding CHASE3 domain-containing protein: MPITSKSFVRTTALMLLVGLLALLGIVGTNVWLVERSQGYFDEVTEARALRRSVIDLRAMLQDIETSQRGYIITLEPAYLEPYENALPRVAGGLERLKAQLAPYPAANEALAELEQNIGFKLREMSETIELARQGRVEEAVAQVRTDRGKAAMDGARAFFETFLSDIDDQLTIGVNNQRGTTNALRWVSIGGGAIILIVVLGAIWTVLRYTQELNQARREVEDANSGLEERVRERTSDLGKANEEIQRFAYIVTHDLRAPLVNIMGFTSEMETSVDTLRTYMEGKPAEDNPAFDEARIAATEDLPEAITFIRAATRKMDGLINAILKISREGRRQLKPDALDLEELVNNSLAAVHHQIADKSGETSTDLRASKLVSDKLSLEQILGNLLDNAIKYQQPDRPLKLTVRSRHLPGNRVLVDVQDNGRGIAETDHERVFELFRRSGAQSQPGEGIGLAHVRTMVRSLGGDITLTSQLGEGTTFHINLPRDVRSYLGKIDR; this comes from the coding sequence ATGCCCATAACCAGCAAATCTTTCGTCAGAACGACCGCCCTTATGCTTCTCGTCGGATTGCTGGCCTTGCTTGGCATCGTCGGCACCAATGTGTGGCTGGTGGAGCGGTCTCAGGGTTACTTCGACGAAGTGACCGAGGCCCGTGCCCTTCGCCGTTCCGTGATCGACCTCCGCGCCATGCTGCAGGACATCGAGACCAGCCAGCGCGGCTATATCATCACGCTCGAACCCGCATATCTCGAGCCTTATGAGAACGCTTTGCCGCGCGTCGCCGGCGGGCTTGAAAGGCTGAAGGCTCAATTGGCGCCCTACCCGGCCGCTAACGAAGCGCTCGCCGAACTGGAGCAGAACATCGGCTTCAAGCTGCGAGAAATGTCGGAGACAATCGAGCTGGCGCGCCAGGGCCGTGTCGAGGAGGCCGTCGCGCAGGTCCGCACTGATCGCGGCAAGGCTGCCATGGACGGCGCCCGTGCTTTTTTCGAGACCTTCCTCAGCGACATCGACGACCAGCTCACCATCGGCGTGAACAACCAGCGCGGCACCACCAATGCCCTGCGATGGGTATCCATAGGCGGCGGCGCCATCATCCTCATCGTCGTCCTGGGCGCCATATGGACCGTCTTGCGCTACACGCAGGAACTCAACCAGGCCCGGCGTGAAGTGGAAGATGCCAATTCCGGCCTCGAAGAACGGGTGCGCGAGCGCACTTCGGACCTGGGCAAGGCCAATGAAGAAATCCAGCGCTTCGCCTATATCGTCACCCACGATCTCCGCGCCCCGCTGGTCAACATCATGGGCTTCACCAGCGAGATGGAAACCAGCGTCGACACGCTGCGGACCTATATGGAAGGCAAGCCGGCCGAGGACAATCCAGCCTTCGACGAAGCAAGGATCGCCGCCACCGAGGACCTGCCCGAAGCCATTACCTTCATTCGTGCCGCAACGCGAAAGATGGACGGGCTCATCAATGCCATCCTCAAGATTTCGCGCGAGGGACGGCGCCAGCTCAAGCCCGATGCGCTCGATCTCGAAGAGCTGGTCAACAATTCCCTGGCCGCCGTGCACCACCAGATTGCCGACAAGTCCGGCGAGACCTCGACCGATCTGCGGGCCAGCAAGCTGGTGAGCGACAAGCTCTCGCTCGAACAGATCCTCGGCAATCTGCTCGACAACGCCATCAAGTACCAGCAGCCGGACCGCCCCCTCAAGCTCACCGTCCGCTCGCGCCACCTGCCGGGCAACCGCGTACTCGTCGACGTCCAGGATAATGGCAGGGGCATTGCCGAAACCGACCATGAGCGTGTATTCGAGCTGTTCCGGCGTTCCGGGGCGCAGAGCCAGCCTGGCGAAGGCATCGGCCTGGCCCATGTGCGCACCATGGTCCGCAGCCTCGGCGGCGACATTACCTTGACCTCGCAACTCGGCGAGGGCACGACATTTCATATCAACTTGCCGCGTGACGTGCGGTCCTACCTAGGAAAAATCGACCGATGA
- a CDS encoding penicillin-binding protein 2, translated as MAVLGDDFAPTISLDGGRKARGNLTQARIRWMILALVIGFSLVGGRLIQLGFVETDQRIEGQARDVITASRPPILDRNGLEMAVDIRVPSLYAEPRRIVDVEEAVQKLRTVLPDIDEKWLRNRLTGDRGFVWIKRELTPAIQEQVMRLGLPGVDFITESKRFYPAMNEAAHILGSTNVDNQGIAGIERHMDSESIALLQELGLARGNALTPVELSVDMRVQHVMHDQLTDAMERYQAIAAAGIMLDIYTGEVIALASLPDFNPNEPASALVKDTFNRITAGIFEPGSIFKTVTIAGALDAGAVRITDTFDARYGVRFGRFTISDFHGKYRILSLPEVYKYSSNIGTIRVMQALGKENFRAFLNRMGFDARVQFELPEMRLPTVPKEFSEVGAATASFGHGLSVSPLHMVTAYSAFVNGGNYVPPTLYKRDIAEAEQHYTRVVQPQTSELMRYLMRINAIEPGGSGSQMNKLALGYRVGGKTGTAEKVVDGRYSSSKVTNFFASAFPLDNPRYAMVILVDEPKAENPQSGTTAGWNAGQVTGRIIQRVAPMLGVAPDFSEVLDQQLVPSVLR; from the coding sequence ATGGCCGTTCTCGGCGATGATTTCGCACCAACCATTTCGCTCGATGGTGGCCGCAAGGCTCGTGGCAACCTGACCCAGGCCCGCATTCGCTGGATGATCCTGGCGCTGGTCATCGGCTTTTCCCTCGTCGGCGGCCGGCTGATCCAGCTCGGTTTCGTTGAGACCGACCAGCGCATCGAAGGCCAGGCGCGCGACGTGATCACGGCGAGCCGGCCGCCGATTCTGGATCGAAACGGGCTCGAGATGGCCGTCGATATCCGTGTGCCCTCGCTCTATGCAGAGCCGCGCCGCATCGTCGATGTCGAGGAAGCCGTGCAAAAGCTGCGCACCGTCCTGCCCGATATCGACGAGAAATGGCTGCGCAACCGGCTGACGGGCGATCGTGGCTTTGTCTGGATCAAGCGCGAACTGACACCGGCGATCCAGGAACAGGTGATGCGCCTGGGACTGCCGGGGGTGGATTTCATCACCGAGTCGAAGCGCTTCTACCCGGCCATGAATGAAGCGGCGCACATTCTCGGATCCACCAATGTGGACAATCAGGGGATTGCCGGCATCGAGCGGCACATGGACAGCGAATCCATCGCCCTGCTGCAGGAACTTGGCCTCGCGCGCGGCAATGCGCTGACACCGGTCGAGCTCAGCGTCGACATGCGCGTCCAGCACGTCATGCACGACCAGCTGACCGACGCCATGGAACGCTACCAGGCCATCGCCGCTGCCGGCATCATGCTCGACATCTACACCGGCGAAGTCATCGCCCTGGCTTCGCTCCCCGATTTCAATCCCAACGAACCGGCCAGCGCCCTCGTCAAGGACACATTCAACCGGATCACCGCCGGCATTTTCGAGCCGGGCTCGATCTTCAAGACCGTGACCATCGCCGGCGCGCTCGACGCGGGGGCTGTGCGGATTACCGACACGTTCGATGCGCGATACGGGGTCCGCTTCGGTCGCTTCACCATCAGCGATTTCCACGGCAAATACCGCATTCTGTCGCTGCCGGAGGTCTACAAATATTCCTCCAATATCGGCACGATCCGCGTCATGCAGGCGCTGGGCAAGGAGAATTTCCGGGCCTTCCTCAACCGGATGGGCTTTGACGCCCGCGTCCAGTTCGAACTGCCCGAGATGCGCCTGCCGACAGTGCCGAAGGAATTTTCCGAGGTCGGCGCGGCCACCGCGTCGTTCGGGCATGGCCTGTCCGTCTCGCCCCTGCACATGGTTACGGCCTATTCGGCTTTCGTGAATGGGGGCAATTATGTTCCACCAACGCTCTATAAGCGTGATATTGCCGAGGCCGAGCAGCATTACACACGCGTGGTGCAGCCCCAGACCAGTGAATTGATGCGGTATCTCATGCGGATCAACGCCATCGAGCCGGGCGGCTCCGGCTCGCAGATGAACAAGCTTGCCCTCGGCTATCGCGTCGGCGGAAAAACCGGCACCGCGGAAAAGGTGGTCGATGGCCGCTATTCCTCGAGCAAGGTGACGAACTTCTTCGCCTCGGCCTTCCCGCTCGACAATCCGCGCTATGCCATGGTCATCCTCGTCGATGAGCCCAAGGCCGAAAATCCGCAGTCAGGCACGACCGCAGGATGGAATGCCGGGCAGGTTACCGGCCGGATCATCCAGCGCGTTGCACCAATGCTTGGCGTCGCTCCTGACTTCAGTGAAGTGCTGGATCAACAACTCGTCCCGTCCGTACTCAGATAG
- the mraY gene encoding phospho-N-acetylmuramoyl-pentapeptide-transferase, translating to MLYFLGQLGDSLAAFNVFRYITFRTAGAVITALFFVFLFGPGMIAMLRLKQGRGQPIREDGPQGHLLTKKGTPTMGGLMILSGAVISTLLWSNLTNGYVWVVLFVTIGFGAIGFYDDYLKVKRMSHKGFGSKQRLLLEALIGAIAAFAISQLTTGAYGTSLQFPFVKDLAVNLGYFYILFGGFVVVAAGNSVNLTDGLDGLAIVPVMVAAACFGLIAYLVGSQNYADYLLLNSVPGTAELAVVCGALIGAGLGFLWFNAPPAQIFMGDTGSLALGGALGTIAVATKHEIVLAIIGGLFVLETVSVIVQVTSFRLTGKRVFRMAPIHHHFEALGWTESQVVIRFWIISFVLALIGLSSLKLR from the coding sequence ATGCTCTATTTTCTCGGCCAGTTGGGTGACTCGCTCGCTGCATTCAACGTCTTCCGCTACATCACCTTCCGCACAGCCGGGGCGGTGATCACGGCGCTGTTCTTCGTCTTCCTGTTTGGTCCGGGCATGATCGCCATGCTGCGTCTCAAACAGGGCAGGGGCCAGCCGATCCGCGAGGATGGTCCCCAGGGGCACCTGCTGACCAAGAAGGGCACGCCCACCATGGGCGGGCTGATGATCCTCTCGGGCGCGGTGATTTCGACGCTCCTCTGGTCCAACCTCACCAATGGCTATGTCTGGGTGGTGCTGTTTGTCACCATCGGCTTCGGCGCCATCGGCTTTTACGATGACTATCTCAAGGTCAAGCGCATGAGCCACAAGGGGTTCGGCTCGAAACAGCGGCTGCTGCTCGAGGCGCTGATCGGCGCAATCGCGGCCTTTGCCATCTCGCAGTTGACCACCGGCGCCTATGGCACCTCGCTGCAATTCCCGTTCGTAAAAGATCTCGCCGTCAATCTCGGCTATTTCTACATTCTCTTCGGCGGGTTCGTCGTGGTGGCGGCGGGTAATTCGGTGAACCTCACCGACGGTCTCGATGGTCTGGCCATCGTTCCGGTGATGGTCGCGGCTGCCTGCTTTGGGCTCATCGCCTATCTCGTCGGCTCGCAAAACTATGCCGATTATCTGCTGCTCAACTCGGTGCCCGGTACGGCCGAACTGGCCGTGGTCTGCGGTGCGTTGATCGGGGCGGGTCTCGGTTTCCTCTGGTTCAACGCCCCGCCGGCCCAGATCTTCATGGGCGATACCGGCTCGCTCGCACTCGGTGGTGCGCTCGGCACTATCGCCGTGGCGACCAAACACGAAATCGTGTTGGCGATCATTGGCGGCCTCTTCGTGCTCGAAACCGTATCGGTGATCGTGCAGGTCACCTCCTTCCGGCTGACCGGCAAGCGGGTGTTCCGAATGGCCCCGATACACCACCATTTCGAGGCTTTGGGCTGGACGGAGAGCCAGGTGGTGATCCGGTTCTGGATCATCTCCTTCGTACTGGCGCTGATCGGTCTTTCAAGCCTCAAACTGCGCTAA
- the murF gene encoding UDP-N-acetylmuramoyl-tripeptide--D-alanyl-D-alanine ligase codes for MTRPLYTLDEILAATGGRGTDIADGKIDSISIDSREIGPNALFVAIKGDRFDGHDFVETALSNGAVAALVHRGGGAGRIVVADALGGLRDLARAARERSRALIVGVTGSVGKTTTKEALNHVLSAAGATHASIKSFNNHWGVPLMLARMPESAQFGIFEMGMNAPDEIRPLSQLVRPHIAVITNIAPAHLEKLGSLEAIARAKAEIFEGLEPGGTAVINADNPQIGILLEAAAAAGVARVVTYGFARGVDWQIIDPQIAAGKSFAQVVNGDDRYSLALSVPGRHMLSNATAAFVVGHLAGIEAEVILRALAGFGAQPGRGQRLALGPEDRPLILVDESYNANTASMRAALEVFSSLEAAGGQRAIVLGDMLELGAESAAHHAGLADAVLASRPDLVYLVGPNMAALASALPPGTVTGHFTSVADAEPVVRDALAYGDAVMIKGSNGIGLGRLVASIRQTFEKR; via the coding sequence ATGACCAGACCCCTCTATACACTCGATGAAATTCTCGCCGCCACAGGCGGCCGGGGCACCGATATCGCCGACGGCAAGATCGACAGCATCAGCATCGACAGTCGCGAGATTGGCCCCAATGCCCTGTTCGTGGCGATCAAGGGCGATCGCTTCGATGGCCATGATTTCGTCGAGACGGCACTGTCCAATGGCGCCGTGGCCGCGCTCGTCCATCGGGGCGGGGGAGCGGGGCGGATCGTGGTCGCAGACGCGCTGGGCGGTCTTCGCGATCTTGCCCGCGCCGCCCGCGAACGCAGTCGCGCCCTCATCGTCGGGGTCACGGGAAGCGTCGGCAAGACCACCACCAAGGAAGCCCTCAACCACGTGCTTTCGGCGGCAGGCGCGACGCACGCCTCGATAAAGAGCTTCAACAATCACTGGGGCGTGCCGCTTATGCTCGCGCGCATGCCCGAGAGCGCCCAGTTCGGCATTTTCGAAATGGGCATGAACGCCCCGGACGAAATCCGTCCGCTCAGCCAATTGGTCCGTCCCCATATCGCGGTGATCACCAATATTGCCCCCGCCCATCTCGAAAAGCTGGGCAGCCTCGAGGCCATCGCCCGGGCGAAAGCGGAAATATTCGAGGGGCTTGAGCCAGGCGGCACCGCGGTTATCAATGCGGACAATCCACAGATCGGCATTCTGCTCGAAGCCGCGGCGGCGGCCGGGGTAGCTCGGGTGGTGACCTATGGCTTTGCCCGCGGCGTCGACTGGCAGATCATCGATCCGCAAATTGCGGCCGGCAAGAGTTTTGCCCAGGTGGTGAATGGCGATGATCGCTATTCGCTGGCGCTGAGTGTGCCCGGCCGACACATGCTGTCCAATGCCACTGCGGCCTTCGTCGTCGGCCATCTGGCGGGTATCGAAGCGGAGGTGATCCTGCGCGCCCTTGCCGGTTTCGGGGCGCAGCCCGGACGCGGCCAGCGCCTTGCCCTGGGACCGGAGGATCGGCCGCTTATCCTCGTCGACGAAAGCTACAATGCCAACACCGCCTCGATGCGGGCGGCGCTCGAGGTCTTCTCCTCGCTCGAAGCGGCCGGCGGGCAAAGGGCGATCGTTCTCGGCGATATGCTGGAACTGGGCGCCGAAAGCGCAGCCCATCACGCCGGCCTGGCCGATGCGGTTCTGGCAAGCAGGCCCGACCTCGTTTATCTCGTCGGCCCCAATATGGCCGCATTGGCCAGCGCATTGCCCCCGGGGACGGTGACCGGACATTTCACAAGTGTCGCGGATGCCGAACCGGTCGTAAGGGACGCGCTTGCCTATGGAGATGCAGTTATGATCAAAGGATCGAATGGCATCGGGCTCGGACGGCTCGTCGCCTCCATTCGCCAAACGTTCGAAAAGCGCTGA
- a CDS encoding putative peptidoglycan glycosyltransferase FtsW: MFSRAEKTPLAEWWWSIDRELLGALILLLTAGMVLSFAASPPVAERIGLGQWHFVIRHAMFCLLALPVMLVTSLLNHRQARFAALGTLIVMTVLLWATLRFGAEVKGARRWISFAGQSIQPSEFVKPAFAVIGAWLMAEYMIHRDVPGRILATLVMGLIVGGLLLQPDIGQSALVVATWAVLLFLSGISWWIIVGLGGAAGALLVGAYLFFPHVARRIDTFLNPDGGGNTYQIDRALQSLLEGGWLGRGPGESIAKKLIPDAHADYVFSAAAGEYGILFCLALVGLIAFIVLRAMVSAQRQTSLFARLAASTIAIQLAMQSGINLAVNLNLIPPKGMTLPFVSYGGTSMLAVAFGMGLMLALTRTKPEERMATGLPSYRSAVVAPAE, translated from the coding sequence ATGTTTTCCAGAGCTGAAAAAACACCGCTCGCTGAGTGGTGGTGGTCCATAGACCGCGAACTTCTTGGAGCCCTCATTCTCCTGCTGACCGCAGGCATGGTGCTCAGCTTTGCCGCCAGTCCCCCGGTGGCGGAGCGTATCGGCCTCGGCCAGTGGCACTTCGTCATCCGTCACGCCATGTTCTGCCTTCTGGCCCTGCCGGTCATGCTGGTGACGTCGCTCCTCAACCACCGTCAGGCGCGGTTCGCGGCGCTGGGCACTCTGATCGTCATGACAGTGCTGCTTTGGGCCACGCTGCGCTTCGGCGCCGAGGTCAAGGGCGCGCGCCGGTGGATTTCCTTTGCCGGACAATCGATCCAGCCCTCCGAGTTCGTCAAGCCGGCCTTCGCGGTGATCGGGGCCTGGCTGATGGCGGAATACATGATCCACCGCGACGTGCCGGGACGGATCCTCGCAACCCTGGTCATGGGCCTGATCGTCGGCGGCCTGCTCCTGCAGCCCGATATCGGGCAGTCGGCCCTGGTCGTCGCGACCTGGGCGGTGCTGCTGTTCCTGTCGGGGATTTCCTGGTGGATCATCGTCGGCCTGGGCGGGGCGGCAGGGGCATTGCTTGTCGGGGCCTATCTTTTCTTCCCGCACGTGGCGCGCCGTATCGATACCTTCCTCAATCCGGATGGCGGCGGTAACACCTATCAGATCGACCGCGCGCTGCAGTCCCTGCTCGAAGGCGGTTGGCTGGGCCGTGGCCCGGGCGAGTCCATCGCCAAAAAGCTTATTCCCGACGCGCACGCCGACTATGTGTTCTCGGCCGCTGCGGGAGAGTACGGCATTCTCTTTTGCCTTGCCCTTGTGGGGCTGATCGCTTTCATCGTGCTGCGGGCCATGGTTTCCGCCCAGCGCCAGACGAGCCTCTTCGCGCGCCTGGCGGCCTCGACCATCGCCATCCAATTGGCCATGCAATCGGGCATCAATCTCGCGGTGAACCTCAATCTGATCCCGCCCAAGGGCATGACGCTGCCCTTCGTGTCCTATGGCGGCACGTCCATGCTGGCCGTCGCCTTCGGCATGGGGCTGATGCTGGCTCTCACCCGAACCAAGCCGGAAGAGCGCATGGCCACCGGACTTCCCTCTTATCGTAGTGCCGTGGTAGCCCCCGCCGAATGA